From Streptomyces sp. CMB-StM0423, a single genomic window includes:
- a CDS encoding TetR/AcrR family transcriptional regulator: MTRPDTPVPGLRERKKQRTRQLLSETAVRLFLERGYDAVSVAEVAAAAEVSKPTLFRYFPSKEDLVLHRFADHQDEAARVVTARGEGESPLAALRRNFLDGLERRDPVTGLCDHPAVIAYQRLLYGTPSLVARLAGWQERSERALADALGGPAVPARLAAGQIAAVQRILAEENARRIADGESADAVASDAREAAELAFGQLAKGIEPGRNRAS; encoded by the coding sequence ATGACCCGCCCCGATACCCCCGTCCCCGGTCTGCGCGAACGCAAGAAGCAGCGCACGCGGCAGTTGCTCTCCGAGACCGCGGTCCGGCTCTTCCTGGAGCGGGGGTACGACGCGGTGTCCGTGGCGGAGGTCGCGGCCGCGGCGGAAGTGTCGAAACCGACGCTCTTCCGGTACTTCCCGTCCAAGGAGGACCTGGTTCTGCACCGGTTCGCCGATCACCAGGACGAAGCGGCCCGGGTCGTGACGGCCCGAGGGGAGGGCGAGTCGCCGCTCGCGGCGCTGCGCCGGAACTTCCTGGACGGGCTTGAGCGACGCGACCCGGTGACCGGCCTCTGCGACCACCCGGCGGTGATCGCGTACCAGCGGCTCCTCTACGGGACGCCCTCCCTGGTCGCGCGGCTCGCCGGCTGGCAGGAGCGCTCGGAGCGGGCGCTCGCCGACGCGCTGGGCGGGCCCGCGGTGCCGGCCCGGCTCGCGGCGGGGCAGATCGCGGCGGTGCAGCGGATTCTCGCGGAGGAGAACGCGCGGCGGATCGCGGACGGCGAGAGTGCGGACGCGGTGGCATCGGATGCGAGGGAGGCGGCTGAGCTGGCGTTCGGGCAGTTGGCGAAAGGGATCGAACCGGGACGGAACCGCGCCTCATAG
- a CDS encoding phosphatase PAP2 family protein yields MRSPRPPRLWFEIMLVALVYWTYSLIRNAVPEQEAQALKNADRIWSFQESLGLAFERSLNHAVDGVTWLVVSMNYYYGTLHYVVTLGVLVWLYRWQPGRYAAVRLALAITTCFALVGYYSFPLAPPRLMEGMDFVDTVRAHETWGSMSSGNLANVSNQFAAMPSMHVGWSVWAGITIAVLAKPLWVKLFGVLYPTLTLLVIMATANHFWMDAVGGIICLSFGFAVSYAWYGTIAYRLPQRVAST; encoded by the coding sequence ATGCGCTCGCCGCGCCCGCCGCGGCTGTGGTTCGAGATCATGCTCGTCGCGCTCGTCTACTGGACGTACTCCCTCATCCGCAACGCCGTGCCCGAGCAGGAGGCGCAGGCGCTGAAGAACGCGGACCGCATCTGGAGCTTCCAGGAGAGCCTGGGACTGGCCTTCGAGCGCTCGCTCAACCACGCGGTCGACGGCGTCACCTGGCTCGTCGTGTCGATGAACTACTACTACGGCACGCTCCATTACGTCGTCACCCTCGGCGTGCTCGTCTGGCTCTACCGCTGGCAGCCGGGCCGCTACGCCGCCGTGCGCCTCGCACTCGCCATCACCACCTGCTTCGCCCTCGTCGGCTACTACAGCTTTCCGCTGGCGCCACCGCGGCTGATGGAGGGCATGGACTTCGTCGACACCGTGCGGGCCCACGAGACCTGGGGCTCGATGTCCTCGGGCAACCTCGCCAACGTCTCCAACCAGTTCGCCGCCATGCCCTCGATGCACGTGGGCTGGTCGGTGTGGGCGGGCATCACCATCGCCGTACTGGCGAAGCCGCTGTGGGTCAAGCTGTTCGGGGTGCTCTATCCGACGCTGACGCTGCTGGTCATCATGGCGACGGCGAACCACTTCTGGATGGACGCGGTGGGCGGGATCATCTGCCTCAGCTTCGGCTTCGCTGTCTCGTACGCCTGGTACGGCACGATCGCCTACCGGCTGCCACAGAGGGTGGCGTCCACCTAG
- a CDS encoding DUF11 domain-containing protein produces the protein MRTAIASAAMVAGLLASLAPAPPLSPDAPPAELPTSPIRLALERRAAPDGGTTYAITVHNTSGANAPNGRVTQLLPESLDYVSATPRAETTGQQVTWQIMLPAGTTRVLKVTAAPDRTERDSRDLRAANAADDVRAPRDAGAADRAPAAATTVCFQGGTRGEWLTCTSADDEWSPEPWVSSNKVYAVGSAAAALLVGTAGIVILRRRRSRDAEDDRRQ, from the coding sequence ATGCGTACGGCGATCGCTTCCGCGGCGATGGTCGCCGGGCTGCTGGCGTCCCTCGCCCCCGCCCCGCCGCTCTCCCCCGACGCGCCCCCGGCCGAGCTGCCGACGTCGCCGATCCGGCTCGCGCTGGAGCGCCGGGCCGCGCCGGACGGCGGCACGACGTACGCGATCACGGTGCACAACACCTCGGGGGCGAACGCGCCGAACGGCCGGGTGACCCAACTCCTCCCCGAATCCCTGGACTACGTCTCCGCGACCCCCCGGGCCGAGACGACCGGGCAGCAGGTGACGTGGCAGATCATGCTGCCGGCGGGCACGACCCGGGTGCTGAAGGTGACCGCCGCCCCCGACCGCACCGAGCGCGACAGCCGGGACCTCCGGGCCGCCAACGCCGCCGACGACGTACGGGCCCCGCGGGACGCCGGCGCCGCGGACCGCGCGCCCGCGGCCGCCACGACGGTCTGCTTCCAGGGCGGGACCCGTGGCGAATGGCTCACCTGCACCAGCGCGGACGACGAGTGGTCACCGGAGCCCTGGGTCTCCTCGAACAAGGTCTACGCCGTCGGCAGCGCCGCCGCCGCGCTCCTCGTCGGCACCGCGGGCATCGTCATCCTGCGCCGCCGCCGCTCCCGCGACGCGGAGGACGACCGCCGGCAGTGA
- a CDS encoding HelD family protein: protein MGTAHTLAETSLADERRYHETCRAALGAMAAGADRQVVLGEQASASGADAEVLGHELRSQAKELHELPPGPLFFGRLDFADDAGQAGDHAGQRYHIGRMRITEHPSAPPLVIDWRAPVSRAFYQAGPKDPQGVETRRRFGWAPGSTGGSDDLTSMEDERPAAEATRGGRILTGEIERPRTGPMRDIAATIQPDQDDLVRRELAVSVCVQGAPGTGKTAVGLHRAAYLLYTYARQIRRSGLLVVGPNRTFLSYISAVLPALGETGVRQSTVGELAAGEQQVRAEDGAAAAVLKHDVRMAEVLRRALYARVSADGITEGVAIRDGSAWCRVPPAELAEIVAGVRDERPPYAIGRERVRSRIVDRIQRQAERRAVTVTAAWTQRVGRARPIGAFLDAAWPQVKPAEVLTALFSDAGELARAAQGVLDAGEQRALLWARPPRSFKSAKWSAADHVLLDELSGLLDRPEGYGHIVVDEAQDLSPMEARVIARRAEFGSLTVLGDLAQGTTPWAARDWPSLLAHLGRPHAEIAALTTGFRVPAAVVDLANRLLGHLDVDVPAARSLRRDGALRMLPTPDVLTTTRDAVRQALDSEGSIGVVAAATDVDRVRSVLEEAGIATAGPDDLAARVTVLPATAAKGLEYDHVVAVEPAAITDAEDGRTGLRRLYVVLTRAVSRLDVVHSRPLPFPARAT from the coding sequence ATGGGCACCGCACACACCCTCGCCGAGACCTCCCTCGCCGACGAACGCCGCTATCACGAGACCTGCCGAGCCGCCCTCGGCGCGATGGCCGCGGGTGCCGACCGGCAGGTGGTCCTCGGCGAGCAGGCGTCCGCGTCCGGCGCCGACGCCGAGGTACTCGGCCACGAGCTGCGCAGCCAGGCCAAGGAACTGCACGAACTGCCGCCAGGGCCACTGTTCTTCGGCCGCCTCGACTTCGCCGACGACGCCGGGCAGGCGGGCGACCACGCCGGACAGCGCTACCACATCGGCCGGATGCGCATCACCGAGCACCCGTCCGCACCGCCCCTCGTCATCGACTGGCGCGCACCGGTCTCGCGCGCCTTCTACCAGGCAGGACCGAAGGACCCGCAGGGCGTCGAGACCCGCCGCCGGTTCGGCTGGGCGCCCGGCAGCACCGGCGGCTCCGACGACCTGACCAGCATGGAGGACGAACGGCCCGCGGCGGAGGCGACCCGTGGCGGCCGCATCCTGACCGGCGAGATCGAGCGCCCGCGCACCGGCCCGATGCGCGACATCGCCGCCACCATCCAGCCCGACCAGGACGACCTGGTACGCCGCGAACTCGCCGTCTCCGTCTGTGTGCAGGGCGCCCCGGGCACCGGCAAGACCGCCGTCGGGCTGCACCGCGCCGCGTATCTGCTCTACACCTACGCGCGGCAGATCCGGCGCAGCGGTCTGCTCGTCGTCGGCCCGAACCGCACGTTCCTGTCGTACATCTCGGCCGTACTGCCGGCGCTCGGCGAGACCGGGGTGCGGCAGTCGACGGTCGGGGAACTGGCCGCCGGGGAGCAGCAGGTGCGTGCGGAGGACGGCGCGGCGGCCGCCGTACTGAAGCACGACGTGCGGATGGCCGAGGTGCTGCGGCGGGCGCTGTACGCACGGGTGTCGGCGGACGGGATCACCGAAGGGGTGGCGATCCGCGACGGCTCCGCGTGGTGCCGGGTGCCGCCCGCGGAACTCGCGGAGATCGTCGCGGGCGTACGCGACGAGCGGCCGCCGTACGCGATCGGCCGCGAGCGGGTGCGCAGCCGGATCGTGGACCGTATCCAGCGGCAGGCCGAACGCCGGGCCGTGACCGTCACGGCCGCCTGGACGCAGCGGGTCGGCCGGGCCCGGCCGATCGGCGCCTTCCTGGACGCCGCGTGGCCCCAGGTGAAGCCCGCCGAGGTGCTCACCGCGCTGTTCAGCGACGCCGGGGAACTGGCCCGCGCCGCCCAGGGCGTCCTGGACGCCGGCGAACAGCGGGCGCTGCTCTGGGCGAGACCGCCGCGGTCCTTCAAGTCGGCGAAGTGGAGCGCCGCCGACCACGTACTCCTCGACGAGCTGTCCGGGCTCCTGGACCGCCCCGAGGGTTACGGTCACATCGTCGTCGACGAGGCGCAGGACCTCTCCCCCATGGAGGCACGGGTGATCGCGCGGCGCGCGGAGTTCGGCTCGCTGACGGTGCTCGGCGATCTGGCGCAGGGCACCACGCCGTGGGCCGCCCGCGACTGGCCCTCACTCCTCGCCCACCTGGGCCGGCCGCATGCCGAGATCGCGGCGCTCACCACCGGTTTCCGGGTGCCGGCCGCCGTGGTCGACCTCGCCAACCGCCTGCTCGGCCACCTCGACGTCGACGTCCCCGCCGCCCGCTCCCTGCGCCGGGACGGCGCGCTCCGGATGCTGCCCACCCCGGATGTCCTCACCACGACCCGGGACGCGGTACGGCAGGCTCTCGACAGCGAGGGCTCGATCGGGGTGGTCGCCGCCGCTACCGACGTCGACCGGGTGCGCTCGGTTCTGGAAGAAGCAGGCATCGCGACGGCGGGCCCCGACGACCTGGCCGCCCGCGTCACCGTCCTGCCCGCGACCGCCGCCAAGGGCCTCGAATACGACCATGTCGTCGCGGTCGAACCGGCGGCGATCACCGACGCCGAGGACGGGCGGACCGGCCTGCGCCGCCTGTACGTCGTGCTGACCCGCGCCGTCTCCCGCCTCGACGTGGTGCACAGCCGCCCGCTGCCGTTCCCGGCGAGGGCCACCTGA